Within bacterium, the genomic segment TATATTATTTATACCTTCTTGTAATTTCAATCCGCTTTTCATAACACAGGTAATTTCTTCATTGAGCTTGACAATCAAGGGATCTTCGGAAGAAATTTGTTCGGCTATAGTTTCTACACCTGATTTTATGATTTGAATAACGGAAGAATTATAAATATCATCATTAATTTTGACAAAATTAATCCCTGTTATAAGTCCCGGAGCTAAAATATTTTTCAAATCAAAGGCAATGCCTTCTTCTATGTGCCTTAAACTACCCTTTTTGTAAATTTTTTTGAGTAAAAAGCTCGGGATAATAGTCAAGTTGAACCTCTCTTTTTTGTTTTTCAAAACTATCAAACAAGTTCTTCTATAGATACAAGACTAAAAGTTTTAATATTTCCTATCTTTATTTTAACATATAATTGTGCTTGTTCATAGTCTTCATTATTTTGACTATTATCTTTCCTCCATACTATCATTGAAAGTTTATTCTCCGGTTCCAAAAACCCTTCCGGCAAATAAAACCTGCTCTGAGGTCCTTTTGATTTCCAGAATTTTCCTATCAAATTACCATTCAAATAAATATCAGCTTTGTTGAAAACTGCTTCCGATAAATCTAAAAATAAAGGATTATATTTGTTATTATTTTCCTCAAGCCTGAAATTTGCACTCAGCCACGTTAAATAAAAATTTTCCGAAGCATTTTCAAGATCATTTTCAGGAGCAAAATCCCATTCTTCAATCAGCGGAGTCAAGCCGCCTCTTATTTTCCACTCAATTACTTTTTGGGACTCCTGCCTGTTCTCCATAAACTGCGTTTCATTCAAAGGCTGAGGGGGTTTACCTTCCATTTGCTGCGAGCAAGAGGTTGTTTTAAACGATAATATCCCTCTCGGCATAATGACTTCATTTTGAAAACCCTTGTCAAATCCGAGGTTCTGGACGAGAACCGTTAATTCATTGACTCCTGCCTTGTTCAAATTCTTTTTATCAACATTAAATGTTATAGTTTCCGAAATTTCATTGCCATGCTCAAAGGCAAGCGAATCATGCGCATATATTTGTTTTCCGTTTAAATAAATAGCATAACAGTGCTTTGCATTTATTTCAATCTGGTCAAAAGCCTCTTTAAAACTGCCTTTGTACCAAATATAACCGTCATAAATTTTATTGGAAACGCAATCAAATTTCTCTATTTCGCTTAAACAATCCCAATTTGAATAATCATAATTCACATCAATTTCAGGAGCGCAGCTATAACTTTTCCAGCCTGTTAATTCAGGCAAAGTTTCTTCCTGCAAAGCTTTTACTGTTTTTGTTTTCAGGTTTATTTCTTGGTTATACGCTTTAAACTGCATTTCGGGAGAGTAATTCTCTTCTTTTAAATCTGCCTCGATATTTAAAATTTTTACTTCTGTATCCTTGCTGAAAGCTGCTTTATCAAAATTATTCGTTAAAAAATCAGCACCTATAAGGACTTTGTTATCAAATAGCCATGTTTTATCAGCAGTTTCAGGATTTATAAAAATAAATTCCGTTATTTTATTATTTTTAGTAAATTTAAAAGAATCTAAATCTTTTAAATCAGTAGATTTAATATTTAAATTTAAGTTTTGTGAATTAGTTTCATAATCAGAAACAAAAATCTCTGAATTTTCATCAATAATAAAGAAAATTATTTCGTGATTATCTTTATTAATTCTGCCAAAAATCTCAAAAGAAGAAAAATCTATTTTACATGCGTTTAAATTCAGCTCAACAGGCATGATTTTCATA encodes:
- a CDS encoding beta-galactosidase; amino-acid sequence: MIIDYDKHSLIFDNKRTLINSAAFHYFRCPGIDTWRDRLSKIKACGYNTVDLYFCWGYHSHKQGVYDFNGIKDIRALLDLTAELGLFVIARPGPFINAELSLGGLPEWLLNIPDVIIRNKKDGDFIYSEAYMKPLKEWYSRIIPIINEYHNIIAFQIENEYFTNEAEPDYLQELYDLARSLGVKAPIFHNDALSVGLYSDIVNIYAFDTYPTINLDYDWKNFPDAFGVLDNAESNLADCCDNSPLFIAELQAGWFDKWGGAGYEKIWSQFKKEHINIVTKTALSQGITMFNHYMGCGGTSWDKLASSEVYTSYDFAAPISESGIPRENYYKAKEINYFLNSFNFASTDLISDGADIMEENIFVRLRQDNLNNCKWLFVRNLNNESNQANPKNLKVLDKYNLIIKPFDMKIMPVELNLNACKIDFSSFEIFGRINKDNHEIIFFIIDENSEIFVSDYETNSQNLNLNIKSTDLKDLDSFKFTKNNKITEFIFINPETADKTWLFDNKVLIGADFLTNNFDKAAFSKDTEVKILNIEADLKEENYSPEMQFKAYNQEINLKTKTVKALQEETLPELTGWKSYSCAPEIDVNYDYSNWDCLSEIEKFDCVSNKIYDGYIWYKGSFKEAFDQIEINAKHCYAIYLNGKQIYAHDSLAFEHGNEISETITFNVDKKNLNKAGVNELTVLVQNLGFDKGFQNEVIMPRGILSFKTTSCSQQMEGKPPQPLNETQFMENRQESQKVIEWKIRGGLTPLIEEWDFAPENDLENASENFYLTWLSANFRLEENNNKYNPLFLDLSEAVFNKADIYLNGNLIGKFWKSKGPQSRFYLPEGFLEPENKLSMIVWRKDNSQNNEDYEQAQLYVKIKIGNIKTFSLVSIEELV